A DNA window from Armatimonadota bacterium contains the following coding sequences:
- a CDS encoding TolC family protein, with translation MKRWTSLALLCAALLQSPLGAQPAPRRVGFAEVAALALERNLQLRAAALDLALAQAALAQARAAQQPQVSLQGSYVYLQQPGTTLTFPNPFGPTPPQLTVTVPPPEPSQFLVRLLAQYPLYTGGRLEAQIALAEANVLGARAALERTRQQVLAQAQQAYLAWLVSRETVAAAQRALAQAEESLRVAQARFRAGASPRFDVLQAEVAVANARQNLLRAETGARNAATQLSAILDFPLDTPLEPADSLEPRPVTAVLPEGVAQALQRRPELLELRARMEAARAAVDLARSGGRPNLALTANYDLTGPLTQLQGTWSVALAVTLQLYDGGLTRERVREAELRLEQLRVLEAQLRTRIELEVRQAWVALEQSNAALATAEKAVEQAREAARIAAVRFEAGVGTALELLSAQAQLAQAELALAQARFEQNLARLQWLLATGAL, from the coding sequence ATGAAGCGATGGACGTCCCTTGCCCTGCTCTGCGCCGCCCTCCTCCAATCTCCCCTTGGAGCCCAGCCCGCCCCCCGCCGGGTGGGGTTCGCGGAGGTGGCCGCCCTGGCCCTGGAGCGTAACCTGCAGCTCCGGGCCGCGGCCCTGGATCTAGCCCTCGCCCAGGCCGCTCTCGCCCAGGCCCGGGCTGCTCAGCAGCCCCAGGTCAGCCTCCAGGGCTCCTATGTGTACCTCCAACAACCCGGCACGACCCTCACCTTCCCCAACCCCTTCGGCCCGACCCCACCGCAGCTCACCGTTACCGTCCCCCCGCCGGAGCCCAGTCAATTTCTGGTGCGCCTCCTGGCCCAGTACCCTCTGTACACCGGCGGACGCTTGGAGGCCCAGATAGCGCTCGCGGAGGCCAATGTGCTGGGCGCCCGGGCGGCCCTGGAGCGTACCCGTCAGCAGGTGCTGGCCCAGGCCCAGCAGGCATACCTCGCGTGGTTGGTGAGCCGGGAGACGGTGGCTGCCGCGCAGAGAGCTCTAGCCCAGGCGGAGGAATCGTTGCGGGTAGCCCAGGCCCGGTTCCGGGCAGGGGCGTCCCCCCGGTTCGACGTCCTCCAGGCGGAGGTGGCGGTGGCCAACGCGAGGCAGAACCTGCTGCGGGCCGAGACCGGGGCCCGCAATGCGGCGACTCAGTTGAGCGCCATCCTCGATTTCCCCCTCGACACCCCCCTCGAACCCGCGGACAGCTTGGAGCCCCGTCCCGTCACCGCCGTCCTGCCGGAGGGAGTCGCGCAGGCCCTCCAGCGCCGCCCGGAGCTGCTGGAGCTCCGGGCCCGGATGGAGGCAGCTCGGGCCGCGGTGGATCTCGCCCGGAGCGGGGGCCGACCTAACCTCGCCCTCACCGCGAACTACGACCTCACGGGTCCTCTGACTCAACTCCAGGGAACGTGGTCCGTGGCTCTTGCGGTGACCTTGCAGCTCTACGACGGTGGCCTTACCCGGGAGCGGGTACGGGAGGCGGAGCTGCGGCTCGAGCAGCTGCGGGTTCTGGAGGCCCAGCTGCGTACGCGCATCGAGCTGGAGGTCCGACAGGCCTGGGTAGCCTTGGAGCAGTCGAATGCGGCCCTCGCGACCGCGGAGAAGGCCGTGGAGCAGGCCCGGGAGGCTGCCCGCATCGCCGCGGTGCGCTTTGAAGCCGGGGTGGGAACCGCCTTAGAACTTCTCTCCGCCCAGGCGCAGCTCGCGCAGGCGGAGCTCGCCCTGGCTCAGGCCCGGTTCGAGCAGAACCTTGCGCGGCTGCAGTGGCTACTCGCCACGGGTGCCCTTTAG
- a CDS encoding TetR/AcrR family transcriptional regulator has product MARLTEEARRRLTQRRRQQILEAAVAVFSEAGYEGATVRAIAERAGLAEGTLYLYFPSKRHLLLEAWEEVALASLHGVMAHPELLDDEALLAQIFRTQFELLERHSSFLRLVMHRADVDPEFRRSVQERLRELKAVVEGRIAKRMEEGVYARFEVPIVVAAIAALLRGIPLFDPYDPDPLFARYSREEVARELARLVFRGLLSRPGSRESPPPTGTVVGGQP; this is encoded by the coding sequence GTGGCGCGCCTGACGGAGGAAGCCCGGCGGCGCCTCACCCAGCGGCGCCGCCAGCAGATCCTGGAGGCGGCGGTGGCGGTCTTCTCGGAGGCCGGGTATGAGGGAGCCACCGTCCGGGCCATCGCGGAGCGGGCCGGGCTTGCGGAGGGCACCTTGTACCTATACTTCCCCAGCAAGCGCCACCTCCTTCTGGAAGCGTGGGAGGAGGTGGCGCTTGCCTCCTTACACGGGGTGATGGCGCATCCGGAGCTCCTCGACGACGAGGCGCTTCTCGCGCAGATCTTCCGGACCCAGTTCGAGCTCCTGGAGCGCCACAGTTCCTTCCTGCGCCTGGTGATGCACCGGGCCGATGTGGATCCGGAGTTCCGCCGCAGCGTCCAGGAGCGGCTCCGGGAGCTGAAGGCCGTGGTGGAGGGCCGGATCGCGAAACGGATGGAGGAAGGGGTCTACGCACGGTTCGAGGTGCCCATCGTGGTAGCCGCCATCGCAGCCCTGTTGCGTGGGATTCCCCTCTTTGATCCCTACGACCCGGATCCTCTCTTCGCTCGCTACTCCCGAGAGGAGGTGGCCCGGGAGTTGGCCCGCTTGGTGTTCCGGGGACTCCTCAGCCGCCCCGGCTCCCGGGAGTCCCCCCCTCCGACCGGAACCGTTGTGGGAGGTCAACCATGA
- a CDS encoding HD domain-containing protein, protein MFTAPELPETVPPFSSLAGHLLQAAQWASAAQDPDEILARVGEGLSALAVSVAVFRFRPEDRILELRAHRGPVPIRRPTIPVGSAGIAYRVLSARRALAVCDCRADPGVSPKVVQSGVGSFVAVPFVGPGDAVWGLVYLNFAEPQPFEPEFLELLSAYGRIVGLALDRAEMQARLQREQERLITSLAEAVDARDPYTAGHSRRVGVLAGAIGRTLGVDPEALHRLQVAALLHDIGKLGVRDEILLKASPLTAAERAEMQEHALIGARILASAGIDPEIVDAVRHVHERYDGRGYPAGLRGEEIPLLSRILAVADAFEAMTSDRAYRLALPWEVAIWELEQGKGRQFDPRVVAAFCGLLRSTRGRSALHQALSEVNHPEPRAADPVQVLAQLAKAFYAFTLRLLEALERTAGRPLTEGLLQRIPVIPVLPPTEGEEPSPQTVHRRIEEYREQVARMVAYAAEVCGRRIARAVVEETVRDLPEEVRLLTAQFLRAEDPASADGLYSQ, encoded by the coding sequence GTGTTTACGGCGCCGGAGCTTCCCGAAACCGTACCGCCGTTTTCCTCTCTCGCCGGGCACCTACTGCAGGCGGCCCAGTGGGCCAGCGCGGCGCAGGACCCCGACGAGATCCTGGCCCGCGTGGGGGAGGGGCTGAGCGCCCTCGCGGTCTCCGTGGCGGTGTTCCGGTTCCGTCCCGAGGACCGGATCCTCGAGCTGCGGGCCCACCGTGGACCCGTCCCCATCCGCCGCCCGACCATCCCCGTGGGCAGCGCGGGGATTGCGTACCGGGTGCTCTCCGCCCGAAGGGCCCTGGCGGTTTGTGACTGCCGGGCGGATCCGGGGGTGAGCCCCAAGGTGGTGCAGTCCGGAGTAGGCTCCTTCGTGGCGGTTCCGTTCGTGGGGCCAGGTGACGCGGTATGGGGGTTGGTGTACCTGAACTTCGCGGAGCCGCAGCCCTTTGAGCCCGAGTTCCTCGAGCTCCTCTCCGCGTACGGCCGGATCGTGGGCCTGGCACTGGACCGGGCGGAGATGCAAGCGCGGCTGCAGCGGGAGCAGGAGCGCCTGATCACCAGTCTCGCGGAGGCGGTGGATGCCCGGGACCCCTACACCGCGGGGCACAGTCGCCGGGTCGGGGTCCTTGCCGGGGCCATCGGGCGGACCCTGGGGGTCGATCCAGAGGCGCTGCACCGCCTTCAAGTGGCCGCGCTGCTGCACGACATCGGCAAGCTCGGCGTGCGGGACGAGATCCTCTTAAAGGCCAGTCCCCTCACCGCCGCGGAGCGGGCAGAGATGCAGGAGCACGCCCTGATCGGTGCCCGGATCCTCGCAAGCGCGGGAATCGATCCCGAGATCGTGGACGCGGTGCGCCACGTGCACGAACGATACGACGGGAGGGGGTACCCCGCGGGCCTGCGCGGGGAGGAGATCCCGCTGCTGAGCCGCATCCTGGCGGTGGCGGACGCTTTCGAGGCCATGACCTCGGACCGAGCCTACCGCCTCGCCCTCCCCTGGGAGGTGGCCATCTGGGAGCTGGAGCAGGGGAAGGGCCGTCAATTCGATCCCCGGGTGGTGGCCGCCTTCTGCGGGCTGCTTCGGTCCACGCGGGGACGCTCCGCCCTCCACCAAGCCCTCTCCGAGGTCAACCATCCTGAGCCTCGGGCCGCGGACCCGGTGCAAGTGCTGGCGCAGCTCGCGAAGGCCTTCTACGCCTTCACCCTCCGGCTGCTGGAGGCCCTGGAGCGAACCGCGGGAAGACCCCTCACGGAAGGCCTCCTGCAACGGATCCCCGTGATCCCCGTCCTCCCCCCCACGGAGGGGGAGGAACCCTCTCCCCAAACCGTGCATCGGCGGATCGAGGAATACCGGGAGCAAGTTGCCCGCATGGTGGCGTACGCCGCGGAGGTGTGCGGGAGGCGCATCGCGCGGGCCGTGGTGGAGGAAACGGTCCGGGATCTGCCGGAGGAGGTCCGCCTCCTCACGGCTCAGTTTCTCCGGGCGGAGGATCCCGCATCCGCGGATGGGCTATACTCCCAGTAG
- a CDS encoding secondary thiamine-phosphate synthase enzyme YjbQ encodes MRTPQRECLVEITDQVTQAVRASRIRNGTAFLYVPHTTCGLVIQENADPGVAHDMLLLLRRIAPRGDPAYRHMEENSPAHLQSSLVGHTTFVFVRDGELVLGRWQALFLAEFDGPRTRRVLVKVLPDPA; translated from the coding sequence GTGCGCACCCCCCAGCGGGAATGCCTGGTGGAGATCACGGACCAGGTGACGCAGGCGGTGCGCGCAAGCCGCATCCGGAACGGGACCGCCTTTCTGTACGTGCCGCACACCACCTGCGGCCTTGTCATTCAGGAGAACGCGGACCCCGGAGTCGCCCACGACATGCTTCTGCTCCTGCGCCGCATCGCCCCACGGGGAGACCCCGCCTACCGTCATATGGAGGAGAACTCCCCCGCCCACCTCCAGTCGAGCCTGGTGGGCCACACCACCTTTGTGTTCGTGCGGGACGGGGAGCTGGTGTTGGGGCGCTGGCAGGCACTCTTCCTCGCGGAGTTCGACGGCCCCAGGACCCGCAGGGTCCTGGTGAAGGTGCTACCGGACCCGGCCTGA
- the fusA gene encoding elongation factor G gives MRVYPVERIRNVAVVGHGGVGKTSLIEALLYTSGAVERMGRVDEGTATTDYDPEEVRRKMTINLATAPLEWKEHKLNLLDTPGYPDFIGECHAALHVADAALFVLDAVAGIQVQTEKLWKVADSRSLPRFVFLNRMDRENAHFERVTEQLRERFGPHIVPLQVPVGREGGFRGVVDLVTLQAYLVEEGRLRVAEPPSEVEEEIRRWREVLVEEAAEGEDTLLEKYLEAGELSPEEILRGLRSGVGSGRVVPVVCGAALANVGTHPLLDVLVALAPHPGERKAETESGELLAAEAAGPLAAVVFKTMADPYVGRLSYLRVYSGTLRADSQVYNATKERPERIGPLYVLRGKQQIPVPELPPGDIGAVAKLSETQTNDTLSQRDRPIRLRPIPFPKPVISMTIEAKTRQDEDRLATVLPRLAEEDPTLHVEHDPEAKKTVLAGMGESHLEIVADRLRRKFNVEVQLGRPYVPYRETIRKKATAEGRYVRQTGGRGQYGVCVLELEPLPRGSGYEFVDRIVGGVIPQQFRPSVDKGVRKAMEEGILAGYPVVDVRVALVDGKTHPVDSSDIAFQIAGSLAFKKAAEQAGLMLLEPIMQVEVTTPDDVVGDVVGDLNAKRARIQGIEPKGDGTTVIRAQVPMAEMLRYASDLRAITGGRGSFEMNFSHYEEAPPHVAQKVIEEAQRQKQAEEAR, from the coding sequence ATGAGGGTCTACCCGGTAGAGCGCATCCGGAACGTGGCGGTGGTGGGGCACGGTGGGGTGGGGAAGACCAGCTTGATCGAGGCCCTGCTGTACACCTCCGGGGCCGTGGAGCGCATGGGGCGGGTGGACGAGGGGACCGCCACCACGGATTACGATCCCGAGGAGGTCCGGCGGAAGATGACCATCAACCTGGCCACCGCCCCGTTGGAATGGAAGGAGCACAAACTGAACCTCCTGGACACGCCCGGGTACCCGGATTTCATCGGGGAGTGCCACGCGGCCCTGCACGTGGCGGATGCGGCCCTGTTCGTGCTGGACGCGGTGGCGGGCATTCAGGTACAGACGGAGAAGCTGTGGAAGGTGGCGGACAGCAGGAGCCTTCCGCGGTTCGTGTTCCTCAACCGGATGGACCGGGAGAACGCCCACTTCGAGCGGGTTACGGAGCAGCTGCGGGAGCGGTTCGGGCCGCACATCGTTCCCCTTCAGGTCCCTGTAGGCCGGGAAGGGGGGTTCCGGGGGGTTGTGGATCTGGTGACGCTGCAGGCGTACCTGGTGGAGGAGGGGAGGCTCCGCGTCGCGGAGCCTCCTTCGGAGGTCGAGGAGGAGATCCGGCGGTGGCGGGAAGTGCTCGTGGAGGAGGCTGCAGAAGGCGAGGATACCCTGCTGGAGAAGTACCTGGAGGCCGGGGAGCTCAGCCCGGAGGAAATCCTCCGGGGCCTGCGCTCGGGCGTCGGATCTGGCCGGGTGGTGCCCGTGGTATGCGGGGCGGCGCTGGCCAACGTGGGCACGCACCCGCTTCTGGACGTCCTGGTAGCCCTCGCGCCACACCCCGGGGAGCGGAAGGCAGAGACGGAGTCCGGGGAGCTGCTTGCCGCGGAAGCCGCGGGCCCGCTGGCGGCCGTGGTGTTCAAGACCATGGCGGATCCCTACGTGGGCCGGCTCTCCTACCTCCGGGTGTACTCCGGGACCCTGCGGGCCGACAGTCAGGTCTACAATGCCACGAAGGAAAGACCGGAGCGCATCGGGCCCCTCTACGTCCTGCGCGGGAAGCAACAGATTCCGGTGCCGGAGCTGCCCCCGGGCGACATCGGGGCGGTGGCGAAGCTGTCGGAGACCCAGACCAACGACACCCTCTCCCAGCGGGATCGTCCGATCCGGCTGCGGCCCATTCCCTTCCCCAAACCCGTGATCTCCATGACCATCGAGGCGAAGACCCGACAGGACGAGGACCGGCTCGCCACGGTCCTGCCGCGTCTCGCGGAGGAGGATCCCACCCTGCACGTGGAGCACGATCCCGAGGCCAAGAAGACCGTGCTCGCGGGGATGGGGGAGTCCCACCTGGAGATCGTGGCGGACCGGCTCAGGCGGAAGTTCAACGTGGAGGTGCAGCTGGGGCGGCCCTACGTTCCGTACCGGGAGACCATCCGGAAGAAGGCCACCGCGGAGGGCCGCTACGTCCGACAGACGGGCGGGCGCGGGCAGTATGGGGTGTGCGTCCTCGAGCTGGAGCCCCTGCCGCGGGGAAGCGGCTACGAGTTCGTGGACCGGATCGTGGGCGGGGTGATCCCCCAGCAGTTCCGGCCCTCGGTGGACAAGGGTGTGCGCAAGGCCATGGAGGAGGGGATCCTGGCAGGGTACCCGGTGGTGGACGTGCGGGTGGCGTTGGTGGACGGGAAGACCCACCCCGTGGACTCCTCGGACATCGCCTTCCAGATCGCGGGCTCCCTGGCCTTCAAGAAGGCGGCGGAGCAGGCGGGGCTGATGCTTCTTGAGCCCATCATGCAGGTGGAGGTTACTACCCCGGACGACGTGGTGGGCGACGTGGTGGGGGATCTCAACGCGAAGCGGGCCCGCATCCAGGGCATCGAGCCCAAGGGGGACGGGACCACGGTGATCCGCGCCCAGGTGCCCATGGCGGAGATGCTGCGGTACGCCAGCGACCTCCGGGCCATCACGGGAGGAAGGGGGAGCTTCGAGATGAACTTCTCCCACTACGAGGAAGCTCCCCCGCACGTGGCCCAGAAGGTGATCGAGGAAGCCCAGCGACAGAAGCAGGCGGAGGAGGCCCGTTGA
- a CDS encoding D-2-hydroxyacid dehydrogenase, with product MGDRCVVVCTVRIGPSHEAMIRAVDSRVELRVVPRPEALDHAAEAEVWVGWDLPEEALERADRLRWVHSTAAGVENLLPKLAGRGLLLTNSRGIHAIPMAEHVLGCLLVFARNLHLAFRHQLHRRWQPEPGGELWGATVGILGLGAIGQEVARRCRAFGARIVGLRRVPAPVPGVEEVYGPEGLETVLRVSDYVVLALPLTPQTRGLLGARELGWMRPGAVLVNVGRGALVDERALVEALRAGRLRGAALDVFETEPLPPDHPLWDLPNVLITPHISGNSPRYMDRAIPLFCENLRRYLRGEGLRNVVDPELGY from the coding sequence ATGGGGGATCGGTGTGTGGTGGTGTGCACGGTGCGGATCGGGCCGTCTCACGAGGCCATGATCCGGGCCGTGGACAGCCGGGTGGAATTGCGCGTGGTGCCCCGTCCTGAAGCCCTGGACCACGCGGCGGAGGCGGAGGTGTGGGTGGGGTGGGACCTGCCGGAGGAAGCCCTGGAACGGGCCGACCGGCTGCGTTGGGTACACTCCACCGCCGCGGGGGTGGAGAACCTGCTCCCGAAGCTCGCGGGCCGGGGCCTCCTCCTCACAAACAGCCGGGGCATCCATGCCATCCCCATGGCGGAGCACGTGCTCGGATGCCTCCTGGTGTTCGCCCGCAACCTCCACCTGGCGTTCCGCCACCAGCTCCACCGGCGGTGGCAACCGGAGCCGGGCGGGGAGCTGTGGGGCGCGACCGTGGGGATCCTGGGCCTCGGGGCCATCGGACAGGAGGTGGCCCGACGGTGCCGGGCCTTCGGTGCTCGGATCGTGGGTCTGCGACGCGTCCCCGCACCGGTGCCTGGAGTGGAGGAGGTCTACGGGCCCGAGGGGCTGGAGACGGTCCTCCGGGTCTCGGACTACGTGGTGCTGGCACTCCCACTCACCCCGCAGACCCGGGGGCTCCTCGGAGCGCGGGAACTGGGGTGGATGAGACCTGGGGCGGTGCTCGTCAACGTGGGCCGGGGAGCCCTGGTAGACGAGCGGGCGCTGGTGGAAGCCCTCCGGGCGGGGAGGCTGCGGGGCGCGGCCCTCGACGTCTTCGAGACCGAGCCGCTTCCCCCCGACCACCCCCTGTGGGACCTTCCCAACGTTCTGATCACCCCGCACATCTCGGGCAACTCCCCCCGGTACATGGACCGGGCCATCCCGTTGTTCTGCGAGAACCTCCGCCGCTACCTTCGAGGAGAGGGGTTGCGGAACGTCGTAGATCCGGAGCTGGGATACTGA
- the lysS gene encoding lysine--tRNA ligase translates to MWVDVLVEAILAERPAPYVVNDSWTPSGLVHVGSLRGVILHDALVRGLRERGAEVRFLYGFDDYDPLDAVPAGLPKEFFVPHLGKPLSEVPWVDGTAASFAQRYISEFEAIIRAVGGGCTFYRTSDLYRSGQFDGALRVVLDRAEEIVRIEREITGSTRAERHPVQVVCEACGRIATTVVLGWNGAEVAYECRRDKVTWARGCGYRGRRSPFRGGAKMTFRTEWAAKWWLFGVRVEGAGKDHMTRGGSHDTASAVAHRIFGITPPFPIPYEWIYVGGKKMSGSAGRGTPARDLLEVLRPQLVRFLLVRAHHRTAIEFDPGGETVPRLYDEYDRAAAAYFGELRPRTPGEAEDLRDLARTFRYAWLDDTPPQPFYRPRFAKLAYLVQMPHVDLEAAVAREKGAPLTERDREELQARVLDARRWLARWAPDRYRFTIQPRLPEAARELSPAQRTLLARLADFLEQEEPTGEAVQARIHTLKAELGLSPEEAFGAIYWSVLGKPSGPQAGWMLAALDRQFVVQRLREASQAVPAPAS, encoded by the coding sequence ATGTGGGTGGACGTACTGGTGGAGGCCATCCTCGCGGAGCGCCCGGCACCCTATGTGGTGAACGACTCCTGGACGCCCTCCGGCCTCGTGCACGTGGGGTCCCTGCGGGGGGTCATCCTCCACGATGCCCTCGTTCGGGGACTCCGGGAGCGGGGTGCGGAGGTCCGGTTCCTGTACGGATTTGACGACTACGATCCCTTGGACGCGGTTCCCGCGGGGCTCCCGAAGGAGTTCTTCGTGCCGCACCTGGGCAAGCCCCTGAGTGAGGTGCCGTGGGTGGATGGGACCGCGGCGAGCTTCGCCCAGCGCTACATCTCGGAGTTCGAGGCCATCATCCGGGCGGTGGGAGGGGGGTGCACGTTTTACCGCACCAGTGACCTCTACCGGTCGGGCCAGTTTGACGGAGCCCTGCGGGTGGTGCTGGACCGGGCGGAGGAGATCGTACGCATCGAGCGGGAGATCACAGGCAGCACGCGGGCGGAGCGGCACCCGGTACAGGTGGTGTGCGAGGCGTGCGGCCGCATCGCCACCACGGTGGTGCTCGGTTGGAACGGCGCGGAGGTGGCGTACGAGTGCCGGCGGGATAAGGTGACGTGGGCCAGGGGCTGCGGGTATCGGGGCCGCCGTTCCCCCTTCCGGGGCGGGGCCAAGATGACCTTCCGGACGGAGTGGGCCGCCAAGTGGTGGCTCTTCGGGGTCCGGGTAGAGGGGGCCGGGAAGGACCACATGACCCGGGGAGGCAGCCACGACACCGCCTCCGCGGTGGCCCACCGGATCTTCGGGATCACCCCCCCCTTTCCCATCCCCTACGAGTGGATCTACGTGGGGGGCAAGAAGATGTCGGGGAGCGCGGGAAGAGGCACTCCTGCCCGGGATCTCCTGGAGGTGCTGCGACCGCAGTTGGTGCGGTTCCTCCTGGTGCGGGCCCACCACCGCACCGCCATCGAGTTCGATCCCGGCGGGGAGACCGTTCCCCGGCTCTACGACGAGTACGACCGGGCAGCGGCCGCGTACTTCGGGGAACTGCGGCCCAGGACTCCCGGGGAGGCGGAGGATCTCCGGGACCTTGCCCGCACCTTCCGCTACGCCTGGCTTGACGACACACCCCCGCAGCCCTTTTACCGGCCCCGGTTCGCGAAGCTCGCCTACCTCGTGCAGATGCCGCACGTGGATCTTGAGGCCGCGGTGGCTCGGGAGAAGGGAGCCCCTTTGACGGAACGGGACCGGGAGGAGCTTCAGGCGCGGGTGCTGGATGCCAGGCGATGGCTTGCGCGGTGGGCGCCGGATCGCTACCGGTTCACGATCCAGCCCCGGCTCCCGGAGGCCGCACGGGAGCTTTCGCCCGCGCAACGCACCCTGCTCGCGCGGCTTGCGGATTTCCTGGAGCAAGAGGAACCGACGGGCGAAGCGGTGCAGGCCCGGATCCACACCCTGAAGGCCGAGCTGGGGCTCTCCCCCGAGGAGGCCTTCGGCGCTATTTACTGGAGCGTTCTCGGCAAACCCAGCGGGCCACAGGCGGGGTGGATGCTGGCGGCTCTGGACCGCCAGTTCGTAGTGCAGCGCCTGCGGGAGGCGAGCCAGGCGGTGCCGGCTCCTGCGTCTTAG
- a CDS encoding bifunctional folylpolyglutamate synthase/dihydrofolate synthase, with product MTYQQALAWLEGLLNYERVPLPYAQIKLNRIRALLHRLGNPHTSLRTVLVAGTKGKGSTAAMMAAILRESGERVGLYSKPHLVDFRERIRVGDVLIPEETLAGLVEEVRPAVEAGDADPWGRATYFEVSVALALLHFLRERVDRAILEVGIGGRLDATNVCDPDLSVITPISYDHMDVLGSTLREIASEKAGIIRPGGTVVTAPQLPEPWEVLQERCQELGACLLEVGRDVHYEIRRVGLDGVDFTVQTPLGRYEDLHVPLLGRHQAVNAAVAVAAVEELLRGEGRRVELEAVRAGLSRLSWPARQELLNLRPAILVDVAHNPASMAALRDTLRELFGGRRVMLVLGMIATHDPDPVAQLIVPLAEEVIATTPRDPRALSADALAEVARRYTSRVRSLSDPQEALASALRRLGEDDVLVVTGSFYLAGPLREALLSRLRSPVP from the coding sequence ATGACCTACCAGCAGGCACTGGCCTGGCTCGAGGGCCTGCTCAACTACGAGCGGGTCCCCCTGCCCTATGCCCAGATCAAGCTGAACCGCATCCGAGCGCTCCTCCACCGCCTCGGCAATCCGCACACCTCCCTGCGCACGGTGCTGGTGGCGGGCACGAAGGGCAAGGGGAGTACTGCGGCCATGATGGCCGCGATCCTGCGGGAGAGCGGGGAGCGGGTGGGACTGTACTCCAAGCCCCACCTCGTGGACTTCCGGGAGCGGATCCGGGTGGGGGATGTGCTGATCCCGGAGGAGACCCTCGCGGGCCTGGTGGAGGAGGTGCGCCCCGCGGTGGAGGCGGGGGATGCAGACCCCTGGGGACGGGCCACCTACTTCGAGGTCTCCGTGGCCCTGGCCCTCCTGCACTTCCTCCGGGAGCGGGTGGACCGGGCCATCCTGGAGGTGGGAATCGGTGGACGCCTCGATGCCACCAACGTGTGCGACCCCGATCTCTCCGTCATCACGCCCATCTCTTACGACCATATGGACGTGCTGGGCAGCACCCTGCGGGAGATCGCCTCTGAGAAAGCGGGGATCATCCGGCCGGGGGGCACGGTGGTGACCGCGCCGCAACTTCCGGAGCCCTGGGAAGTCCTCCAGGAGCGGTGTCAGGAGCTGGGGGCTTGTCTCCTCGAGGTAGGCCGGGACGTGCACTACGAGATCCGACGGGTGGGGCTGGACGGCGTGGATTTCACAGTGCAAACCCCTCTTGGCCGGTACGAGGACCTCCACGTGCCCCTGCTGGGGCGGCACCAGGCGGTGAACGCCGCGGTGGCCGTCGCCGCGGTGGAGGAGCTGCTGCGTGGGGAGGGACGGAGGGTGGAACTGGAAGCGGTCCGTGCGGGGCTCTCGCGCCTGTCCTGGCCTGCCCGGCAGGAGCTCCTGAACCTCCGGCCTGCCATCCTGGTGGACGTGGCCCACAACCCCGCCAGCATGGCGGCCCTCCGGGACACCCTCCGGGAGCTGTTCGGAGGACGGCGGGTGATGCTGGTTTTGGGGATGATCGCCACCCACGATCCGGATCCCGTGGCCCAGCTCATCGTCCCGCTGGCGGAGGAGGTTATCGCCACCACCCCTCGGGATCCCCGGGCCCTCTCCGCGGACGCCCTCGCGGAGGTGGCGCGGCGGTACACCTCCCGGGTCCGGAGCCTGTCGGATCCGCAGGAGGCTCTCGCCAGCGCCCTGCGTCGGCTGGGGGAGGACGACGTCCTGGTGGTCACCGGTTCCTTCTACCTCGCGGGTCCCCTCCGGGAAGCACTGCTCAGCCGCCTGCGCTCCCCGGTTCCCTAG
- the folD gene encoding bifunctional methylenetetrahydrofolate dehydrogenase/methenyltetrahydrofolate cyclohydrolase FolD, translating into MAHLLDGQQLAARVEQEVREQVETFVRTQGITPCLAAILVGNNPASAVYVRNKTRAAGRVGIRSETFHLPEETTQAEVLELVDRLNARSDVHGILPQMPMPPQIDPEAIFERLDPRKDVDGLSPYNTGRLALGRPHLVPCTPLGILALIRQTGISLVGKHAVVLGRSSLVGKPTALLLLGEHATVTLCHSRTENLGEYTRRADVLVVAVGRPRLVTAEMVKPGAVVIDVGINRVDGRLVGDVDFEGVREVAGWITPVPGGVGPMTIAMLLRNTLQAAQLQVAADVPVP; encoded by the coding sequence ATGGCGCACCTTCTCGATGGACAGCAACTGGCGGCCCGCGTGGAGCAGGAGGTCCGGGAGCAGGTGGAAACCTTCGTGCGCACGCAGGGCATCACCCCATGCCTTGCGGCCATCCTCGTGGGGAACAACCCCGCCAGTGCGGTCTACGTGCGGAACAAGACCAGGGCCGCGGGGCGGGTGGGCATCCGTTCGGAGACCTTTCACCTTCCGGAGGAGACCACCCAGGCGGAGGTCCTGGAGCTGGTGGATCGCCTGAACGCACGGTCGGATGTGCACGGCATCCTGCCGCAGATGCCCATGCCCCCCCAGATCGATCCGGAGGCCATCTTCGAGCGGCTCGACCCCCGAAAGGATGTGGATGGCCTGAGCCCCTACAACACCGGCCGTCTGGCCCTGGGCCGACCGCACCTGGTGCCCTGTACTCCCCTCGGGATCCTGGCCCTGATCCGCCAGACCGGCATCTCCCTAGTGGGCAAGCACGCGGTGGTCCTAGGACGCAGCAGCCTTGTGGGCAAACCCACGGCCCTGTTGCTTCTCGGGGAGCACGCCACCGTCACTCTGTGCCATTCCCGCACGGAAAACCTGGGGGAGTACACGCGCCGAGCCGACGTGCTCGTGGTGGCCGTGGGGCGGCCGCGCCTGGTGACCGCGGAGATGGTAAAGCCCGGGGCTGTGGTCATCGACGTGGGCATCAACCGGGTGGACGGGCGCCTGGTGGGCGACGTGGACTTCGAGGGCGTGCGGGAGGTGGCGGGCTGGATCACCCCGGTCCCCGGCGGGGTGGGGCCCATGACCATCGCCATGCTCCTCCGCAACACCCTGCAGGCCGCCCAGCTCCAGGTGGCCGCGGACGTCCCGGTCCCATGA